The Pseudanabaena sp. FACHB-2040 genome segment ATCATAGTGCGATCGCAAGTGCTTACCCGTTCACTTCTGATCAGCAAAAACGGGCAGGCTATAAAAGGGTGAGCTGACAAGTCAGTTCGTTAAAAGGGCAAACGGGGTTCCTGATGGTAAGCGACTATTTTTGAACAGCAAGCGACCTTTCAATCGCTGCCAATTCGAATTAACCCTCCTGGCCATGATGGAGAGTTCTATATATCTGTAGATGGGTGGCTCTGCGCTGTGAATGCTGGTCTATATGCCAAAGAAATTAGCGCATTCACCAGCGATGTTACACACAATTGAGAAAGTTGAGCACAGTTATTTCAAAAAAAAGCCAACTTTTTTTTAGCAAGGGGTAATACGGTGACCAATTTAAGTGCAACGGGTTGGGGTGCGCCGCTCTCGGCCGATGCCCGAAAGGTAATGCTGCTGGGCTCCGGAGAGCTGGGGAAGGAAGTCGTTCTGGAGGCTATGCGCCTGGGTCTGGAGGTCATTGCGGTAGACAGCTATGCCAACGCTCCAGCCATGCAGGTAGCTCACCGAGCCTACGAGATCGACATGCTAGACAGCGCAAAGCTGCGCTACCTGATCGAGCAAGAGCAGCCTCACCTGATCGTGCCGGAGGTCGAAGCGATCGCAACCGACACCCTGCTGGCCCTAGAAGCCGAGGGCTGGAGCGTCATCCCCACTGCCCGCGCCACTCGCCTAACCATGAATCGCGAGGGCATTCGGCGGCTGGCGGCAGAAGATCTGGGCCTGAAAACCTCCCCCTACCGCTTTGCTGAAACGGAAGCTGAGTACCAGGATGCCGTGCAGGTGTTGGGTCTGCCCTGTGTAGTCAAGCCGATTATGAGCTCTTCTGGCAAAGGCCAGAGCCTGGTGCGCCAGGAGTCTGACGTGATAACGGCCTGGCAATATGCCCGCAGCGCCGGTCGGAGCAAGAGCGAGCGAGTAATCGTTGAGGGCTTTATTAACTTCGATGTCGAAATCACCCTGCTGACGGTTCGGGCTCAAGACGGCACCTTCTTCTGCCCGCCAATTGGGCACCGTCAGGCCGATGGAGACTACCGCGAATCCTGGCAGCCTTGCCCGCTGCCCCCCGCCACGCTAGCTGAGTGCCAGCGCATCGCTCAGGTCATTACCGATGCCCTCGGTGGCTGGGGCATTTTTGGCGTGGAGCTATTTATTGCCGGAGACCCAGCTCAGCCCCAAACCGTCTACTTCAGTGAGGTTAGCCCCCGCCCCCACGACACCGGTATGGTCACACTGATTAGCCAGAATATGTCTGAGTTTGAGCTGCATGTTCGTGCGATCGCAGGGCTGCCCATCGGCTCCATCGAGCTATTCCAGCCCGGGGCCTCCGCCGTCATCTTGGCCCCTGGCAGCAGCGAAAACCCCCGCTTTGCGGGTCTAGCCGAAGCCTTGAGCGTTCCCACTAGCAAGCTCCGTCTCTTCGGCAAACCCCGCAGCCACAAAAACCGCCGTATGGGCGTAGCCCTAGCCCTGGGCGACAGCCCCGAGCAGGCGCGTGAGCGGGCAATCGCTTGTGCTGATAAGGTGCAGATTTTGCTCTGAGAAGGAAGAGGAGGGAAGCGGGAGGAGAAAGGAAGGAGGAACAGTGCAGTTTTGACCCAACAAATGGCTATGCTGATCAAGATCAAGTCCAGATGCTCATATCCTCAACGCGAACCCGCGTCCCCCCAACTCCTCTCTCCTAACTAAGAACCATGACACGTCACTTCTGGAAACGCTTTAGCCTCTTAACCCTGCTGGGCCTGCTGATGAGCTGGCTGATTAGCTGCGGGGGTGCGCCCACGGCTTCTAATTCTGGACAGGCGGGTGGGGGCACCCAAGACGTTGAGTTTTGGACGATGCAGCTGCAGCCGCAGTTCACGGACTACTTCAATACGCTGATTGCTCAGTTTGAGGCCGAGCACCCCGATGTGAAGGTGCGGTGGGTGGACGTGCCCTGGTCTGACATGCAGAGCAAGATTTTGACGGCGGTTTCGGCGGGAACCGCGCCTGACGTGGTGAATTTGAACCCTGATTTCGCCTCTCAGCTGGCCAGCAAAAATGCTTGGCTACCGCTGGATGACAAGCTGCCGACCACGGCCAAGCAGACCTACCTGCCCAAAATTTGGGAGGCTAATGCCCTCAATGGCGAGAGCTTCGGCATTCCCTGGTACCTAACGACCAACATCACCCTCTACAACCAGGAGCTGCTGACTCAGGCTGGGGTGTCGGCTCCGCCCACGACCTACCAAGAACTGGCTCAGGCGGCGCAACAGATCAAGGAACGAACCGGGAAATACGCGTTCTTCACCACCTTTGTCCCAGAAGATTCGGCCGATGTGCTGCAGTCTCTGGTGCAGATGGGGGTAACGCTGGTGGATGACCAGGGCAAAGCCGCCTTTAATACGCCAGCAGGCAAAGCCGCTTTTCAGTATTGGACTGACCTCTACCAGAAAGAGCTGCTGCCCCGCGAAGTGCTGACTCAGGGCCATCGTCGCGGCATTGAACTTTACCAGGCAGGCGAAACGGCGCTGCTCTCTACCGGGGCAGAGTTTTTGACCACGATTGAAACGAATGCCCCAGCCATTGCCGAAGTGACCGGCAGCTCAACTCAGATTACTGGGGACACTGGCAAGCAAAACGTGGCGGTAATGAACCTGGTGATTCCGCGCGCTACGGATGTGCCAGAGGCAGCGCTAGACTTTGCGCTGTACGTCACCAATGACGCCAACCAGCTTGAGTTTGCCAAAGCAGCCAATGTTCTACCCTCAACGGCCAACGCGCTGAAGGACAGCTATTTTACCCAGCCTGCTGCCGACGCCGCCCCGCTCACCCTAGCCCGCACAGTCAGCGCTAGCCAAATGGAAAAAGCCGAAGTGCTGATTCCAGCGATGGAAGATGTCAAGACGCTACAGAAGGTTGTTTACGACAATCTCCAGGCCGCAATGCTGGGTCAGAAGTCGGTGGATCAGGCCGTTGCCGATGCAGCTGCCGATTGGGATGCCCGTTAGCTCGCCTTGGCAGGCTGCTGCGTAGCGAAGAAGTGGCCAACGAGATAGAGCGAGCCGCACAAAACGGTCAGGGGGCTCTGATTCTGCGCGATCGCAACTAGCCCCTCGGCCAAATCATCATAAATCTGGCAGCCGGCTAGGTCGGGGCAGATAACGGTTGCGATCGCGCTCAATTCCTCTGGAGCCGCCGTTGAATGTCCTGGCACCGGCACCAGGTGTAGTCGGTCTCCGGGCCGCAGCAGTTCTCGAAAAATGTCGGCATGATCTTTGGTCGAGAGCATACCCATCAGCCAGGTCACGGCCGGAGGCTGGCCCTTGGATTCATCTTTCCTTAGGCTAGACAAAACCTGATCAACATAGGCTCGCAGGGCCCTAGCCGCTGCCGGATTGTGGGCTCCATCAATCAGCAGCTTGTGCAAATTTCCTTGGTTGTCGGGCCAGGTTACCCACTGCAGCCGTCCTGGCCAACGAGCTTGGGCCATGCCGCTAACAATGGCTTCGTCCGAGATATTCCAGCCCTGATCCTGGAGGAGTTGCAGGGTTGCGATCGCGAGCGCCGAGTTGGCCAGCTGATGGGGGCCAGGAAACGGCAGCGGATACTGCAGAGATCGGAGTTCTGGGGCGGTCAGCCCAGCTTCTGCCGTCTGAGTGCCGCTAAACTCGGCCCAACCGGACTCTAGTAGCTGGGCTGGTGTCGGCCATATGGCTGGACAACCTAAGTCAGCAATCTTCTTTTGCACCACCGCTGCCGCTTCTGCAGGCAAAGGCCCAATCACCGCCGGGCAGCCTGGCTTGAGAATGCCTGCCTTTTCTCGGGCAATGTCAGCCAGGGTGGGGCCGAGTCGCTGCCAGTGCTCTCGGCTGAGGGAAGTAATCAGAGTGACTAGGGGGCGATCGCAAACATTGGTCGCATCCAGCCGTCCACCCAAGCCCACTTCAACTACCGCAATATCTACCGCCTGCCGCGCAAAATAGAGCCAAGCAGCAGCAGTAATCACTTCAAACTGAGTTGGGCAAGGTTGCTCTGGGTCAATTGCGGCCTCTACCTGCTGCAGCACTGCTAGCAAGTCGTCCGCGCTAATCGGCTGCTCATTAATGCAGATTCGCTCACACCAGCTCACCAGGTGGGGCGACGTGTAACGACCCACCCGATAGCCCGCTTGGGCCAAAATCGACGAAAGATAAGCACAAACCGATCCCTTACCATTGGTTCCAGCCACGTGGACAATGGGAACCTGCGTGTGAGGGTGGCCTAGGGCCATCAGGAGCCCTTCGATCCGCTCTAGACCTAGGTCTACCCCAAAGCGTTCATAGCGGGCGAGAAGGGTTGCAAAGGCAGGTTCAACGGTCGAGCCAGCATTCATGGAAGCGTGTTTACAAGAAACGACAAAAAAGTAGAGGCACGAAGGTTCGTGCCTCTAACGAAAATTTCCGATCAATCGGCGGGAGCCTAAACGGCCTCGGTATTCTTCTCGCCGGTACGAATCCGGACGATCTCATCTACTGGGCTGACAAAAATCTTGCCATCGCCGATCTCGCCCGTTCGTGCCGCCGAGATGATCTTGTCAACCACCATATCAACTTGAGCATCATCGACCACGATCTCGATCTTGAGCTTCTGCAGAAACTCAACCGTGTACTCCGACCCCCGGTAGCGTTCGGTTTGCCCCTTCTGGCGGCCAAACCCGCGCACCTCTGATACAGTCATTCCGACGATGCCCGCATTCACTAAGGCAATCTTCACCTCATCCAGCTTGAACGGACGAATTATTGCTTCAATTTTTTTCATACCTGACCTGATATTCCTTCAGCGTTCACCGTTGCATAGCTCAGCAGCCCTATGTGTATCGAGGAGAACCCCCTAAGTACTGTATTTGTCGATACATTTCTCTGCTTGCTCGCCTGACCCCAGGATATCCCACCGCTTTACCCTACCGGTTACCGCCCAACAGAGGCTTCATAATCAGGAAGCCAGCCCCAAAGGCACTGACCACAATGAGCAGAATGGTGGTTGCTAGCCACAGACCGCTCATGTCTTTGGGACGGCTGCTGCCGCTCTGATGTCGGGGTCGCTCAGATCGCTGTTCGGTGAACAAAGGCTGAGACTTTGAGCTTCCCTGGGGCCGCTTTTGAGGAGCAGAGGTCTTAACGATGCGAGTGACCTGAGTGGACAGGTTGGAGCCAGGTTCACCCCCGAACCTAGAGTAAGCCTCAGCCTCTTCTAGGCGAAACTCGCTTCGCTCCAGAGTTGGCAGCGGAAAGCCAGCGGGTTGGGTTGACTCGATGGCATGGCGCAGCTGATCGGCAGACTGAGCAAATCGCAGAATTTCTTGCCGCAGAAGCTGGTTTTGCTGGCCCAACTGCTGATTTTGCCCGTTGAGAGCGTCTACCTGAGCTTTGGTTGCTTTCAGCTCAGCTGCCAACTCCCGATACACCGAAATGGGCACTGAGGGAGCATAGTTACTGGCAGCTGGGGTCTCTTTTTCGAGAGCAGCATACTGTAGTGCAGGATCCGGATGAAGTGGCGAATTCATAGGGGTTTCAATGGGAGTAAATCAGGCAAGACAGGCTTAGTTTTGAATGTCTGACCAAGGGTAGTTCAAATTAGAGCAACCGAACCAGTTTTCGTCAAGAAAATTCCCGGTGGGGCCTACTTTTTAACAGCCTGCAGGAACGCAGCTGAATCTGTTACAAACCCAAAGCACTGGTTCACGTTATAGACCGTTGCCTGGAGACAGTAGTCAGGAGAGGTGGTCGCTGTACAGTCTCGCAGCAAAATGCAGTCGTAACCTAAGAAATTAGCATCTTGCAGGGTCGCCATGACGCACTGATCTGCATTCACGCCCGCAAAGAGCAGCGTAGTTCTGCCCAGGTTGCGCAAAATACTGTCTAAAGGCGTGTCCCAAAAGCCGCTCATTCGGTATTTATCAACCCGAATGTCGGCAGCCGTTTGCTCTAGTTCATCCACGACGGCTGCCGACCAGCTGCCCTGAGCCAGCACTAGGGCACCGTTTTTAGGTAGGGGGTCGTTTAGCCCAACCCCGGCTCCTGTGGGGTTGTAGACGTGGCGCAGGCTAGCACTGATATTAAGCAGGTCGGGGCGGTTGCCCCAGTTAACCCAGATGACCGGCACCTCTGCCTGCCGTAGCGTGGGCAGCAACCGCACCAGCGGCGCAATCGGGTCGCGGGCAGGGCTGACATCTACACCAATGGAGGCCAGCCAGCCGTCGGGGTGGCAAAAGTCATTCTGCATGTCCACCACTAGGCAGGCGGTTTTATTGAGATCTACGTGCAGCTTTTTGGTGTCTGTGGCAAAGCTGACCCGCCGCTGGGGCAGCGGTGAGCGGGTGATGTCCGCTTCTTCAGCGTTGACCAGCCAGGCGTTGGGAGGTGTTCCTAGAGTGCGACGAAGAGCAGTCATAGCGGTGTTTTGTGGAAAGAGAAGGACGAAGATAGGCTGCAGGAAAAAGGAGGTACCTGTCAGCACCTCCCTTTCTTAAACCAAAAGCTCCCCTTTATGCAGTTGCGATCGCAACTATCACCAGCACCGCACAGACCGCATAAAAGACGGCCACAACCTGAATCTCAGGCCAGCCAGACAGCTCAAAGTGGTGGTGCAGCGGAGCCATTTTGAATAGCCGCTTGCCCACACCATCAGGGCCTTTAGTGGCTTTGTAGTAGCCTACCTGAAGAATCACAGAGAGGGTTTCGGCAAAAAAGAGCAGGGTGACAATCAGCAGGCCGAAGAGATTGCCGCTGAGAATACCCACTGCTCCCAAGGCTCCACCCAGCGCCAGAGAGCCAGTATCGCCCATAAAAACCTTGGCCGGGTTGTGGTTGTGCACCAAAAAGCCCAAACAGGCTCCCGACAAGGCCGCACAGAAAACCATCAGGTCGGGGTGAGTAGGCGCAACCAACACGCCTAAGCCCAGCAGCGCTATGGCCCCAGCACCGCCCATCAAGCCATCAAGGCCATCGGTCAGATTGGTTGCATTGCTCTCAGCTACCAGCACAAACCCAGCCAGCGGCCAGAAGAGCAGGCCCAGCGGTAGGCTCAACCCCAGCGGCAGCGCCACCTGAGTTAAATCGGTCGGCTGAGTCATCAGCGCCCAGGCACAAAAGATAGCGGCAAAGCCAATTTGCAGCAGCAGCTTAGTGCGCGGAGCAATGCCTTTATTAGACTTGCGGCGCAGCACTTGCCAGTCATCTAGCCAGCCGATGCTGGCGTAGGCCAGCGTCAACGCCGAGGTCGCTACCGTCGTTGGGGCAAACCCAGTGGCAACCAGGGCCACTAGCACCGCTGCCGGAATAAAGAAAATACCGCCCATTGTTGGCGTTCCGGCTTTTTTGAGGTGCGCTTGTGGCCCCTCTTCCCGGATGAACTGACCTGTTTTTAAGGCCCGCAGCAGGGGCACTGCCCAAAATCCGAGGGTGCTGCTGGCCAAAGCAGAGAGTAAAAACGGCACCGCCAGGGAGGAGCCTAGGGTAAAGACGTGCCCCATCTCGGTATCAAGCACAATGGCGGTCAGGCTCAGGCTAACAGCTAGCACCCAAAACAGCATTAGGCCCGACACGCCTAGGGGCTTGGTCGAAAAAAACTTCGCGTCCACAGAGGGTTTGCCTCATCTCACACCACACCACACACACTGATGGGAACTTACCGATTGGGTGAAGTCCCCCCGGGGCTGAGTGCAGCTGAATTTCAGCCAAATCAGCCCCCATTTCTCACATTCGGACTTGAGTTTAGCAGCCGCGCTCGGCAGCTACCTTAGTCATCGTCTTCAATGGGCAAATCATCATCGTCTTCATAAGCATCGTCGTTGCCCATCAGATCAGAAATTTCTTCACTGTCGGGCTCGTCAGGAATGACCTCGACGGGCTCTCTCGCACGCAGCCGACCAATCTCTTCCAGCCAAGTGAGAATGGAAGAGTCGGTTGACGATTGCAGGATAGGTGCTTTTGCGCTGCGCGGCACCTGTCGAATGGAAGGATTATAGAAAGGTGAAGTCATGGTTAGCTTTAGAGAAGGTCTGGAAACCTGATAGACGATAAAGGTGTCACAAGACCAGAGAACGGTGACTCAATCAGCAGTAAACTGCAAAAAAGTTTACACCGGATTGATAGCTCAGAACTATTGATATGTCAACTCGGCGCAATGGAATTTAGCCGAGTCCACAGCGCTCTTTTGCACTCTACACCGTCTCTAGACCTAAATCAGGCAGTCTTTAATTCTAACGAAGTTAATCGGTCGTCGTTGGCAGACGTGCTGATGACCTATGATGCAGCCAGCTGTTGCACTTTTCGGGCCAGACTATGTTGGGCAAAGCTGACTTGCTAGATGCGATCGCACCTTTCAACCGGGGCATTTTAGCCAGCCCCACCGACCGCCAAGCGATTCAGGCCGCCGTTTCTCGCCTGGAAGACCGCAACCCGACGCCGCAGCCGCTGGCCGCCACCGACCTGCTCGAAGGAGACTGGCGCTTGCTCTACACCACGAGCCAGGAGCTGCTGGGCATCGACCGGGTGCCGCTGGCCAATTTGGGGCAGATTTATCAGTGCATTCGCACCGCCAATCAGCGCATTTACAATCTAGCTGAGGTCAAAGGGCCGCCCTTGCTCTCTGGTCTAGTCTCGGTTTCAGCCCGCTTTGAGCCTGTCTCAGATCGGCGCGTCAATGTTGCCTTTGAGCGAGGGGTGCTGGGCCTGCAGAGCGTCTTGGACTACCGCTCCCCCAGCCAGTTCATCCAAAAACTTGAGGCAGCCTCCAAGTTGCCCCTATGGCAGGGCATTGACTTTACCATCAACCGGGAGCGGCAGCAGGGCTGGCTAGAAGTGACCTACCTGGATAAAGACATCCGTATTGGCCGGGGCAATGAGGGCAATATTTTTGTTCTCAGAAAAGTTTAGGGACGTGATCACCGCGTCCCTAAACTTTTTCTCTTGGTTTTTAGAACTGGGTTTTTAGAGCTGGGCTTTTAGAGCTGGGCAATCAGCGCTTTGACCATAGGAACTTGGAAAAACTGCTCAGTTGAGGTCATTAGCCGATTACCCCAAAGGTTACCGCGCAAAAAGCTTGGATCAGCATGGCGGCTGTCTTGTTCCAGCGCCTCAATCCCCAAGCGAATAGACTCGGTGCGCTCTCCTTGGGAGTAGAGGGCAATTGCGATCGCAAGTTTGGGCTCTGTCTCTTCAGGGGCAGCTTCTAAGGCGCTTCTCCAGCGGGCAATCGCTTCGTCGGTTTTGCCCTGCTCAAACAGCACCAGCCCGATATTGTTGATCGAGGGCCAAAATTCAGGGGTGGCCTGTACAGACGCCTCATATTTGCTAATGGCCTGAGGGTATTGATTGAGCTTGAAGTAGGCATTGCCCAGGTCAAATAGGGCAGCGGCGTTATCGGGCTGTATCGCCAGACCTCGTTCTAGGAGATCCGCCGCCCGCTGATACTCACCCTTCTGAAAATACGCTGACCCCAGGGAAAACATCACCCCAGCATTGTTGCCATCCAAAGACTGAGCCCGATCGAGGGCCGGAATAGCTTCATCCACCCGATCCAACTGCAGGTAGAGGCTGCCCAGTAAAGACCAGATCTCAGCCCGACCGGGGGCCAGTTGAGACGCTAACTGGGCTCGCTCTAAAGCCACCTCATACTGTTGAAACTGAGCTAGCTGCAGCGCTTCTTGAGCTAGCACCAGGCCCTGCTCCTCTAGGCGATTAAAATCTACGGGCAGCACGTAGGGTACCAAAGCCTGACCCAAAGCCGGGGGCGCGACGCCCCACAGTCCTAGCACTGCTAGCAGTGAGAGCACAGATGTTCGTTTCAGCACGACCGATTACCGCTCCATGAATACGCAGCCTGAAGTCAGATTAGATCATCTTGCAGGCGAATGGGGAAACTGAGCTGCCTGGGCATTGCGTTGCCACATGAAGGGTTTGATCCGGCGCAGAGCTGAAGCCGGAAACCGTCGGGCCCAATCAG includes the following:
- the mraY gene encoding phospho-N-acetylmuramoyl-pentapeptide-transferase — encoded protein: MDAKFFSTKPLGVSGLMLFWVLAVSLSLTAIVLDTEMGHVFTLGSSLAVPFLLSALASSTLGFWAVPLLRALKTGQFIREEGPQAHLKKAGTPTMGGIFFIPAAVLVALVATGFAPTTVATSALTLAYASIGWLDDWQVLRRKSNKGIAPRTKLLLQIGFAAIFCAWALMTQPTDLTQVALPLGLSLPLGLLFWPLAGFVLVAESNATNLTDGLDGLMGGAGAIALLGLGVLVAPTHPDLMVFCAALSGACLGFLVHNHNPAKVFMGDTGSLALGGALGAVGILSGNLFGLLIVTLLFFAETLSVILQVGYYKATKGPDGVGKRLFKMAPLHHHFELSGWPEIQVVAVFYAVCAVLVIVAIATA
- a CDS encoding PAP/fibrillin family protein, translating into MLGKADLLDAIAPFNRGILASPTDRQAIQAAVSRLEDRNPTPQPLAATDLLEGDWRLLYTTSQELLGIDRVPLANLGQIYQCIRTANQRIYNLAEVKGPPLLSGLVSVSARFEPVSDRRVNVAFERGVLGLQSVLDYRSPSQFIQKLEAASKLPLWQGIDFTINRERQQGWLEVTYLDKDIRIGRGNEGNIFVLRKV
- the purT gene encoding formate-dependent phosphoribosylglycinamide formyltransferase; the encoded protein is MTNLSATGWGAPLSADARKVMLLGSGELGKEVVLEAMRLGLEVIAVDSYANAPAMQVAHRAYEIDMLDSAKLRYLIEQEQPHLIVPEVEAIATDTLLALEAEGWSVIPTARATRLTMNREGIRRLAAEDLGLKTSPYRFAETEAEYQDAVQVLGLPCVVKPIMSSSGKGQSLVRQESDVITAWQYARSAGRSKSERVIVEGFINFDVEITLLTVRAQDGTFFCPPIGHRQADGDYRESWQPCPLPPATLAECQRIAQVITDALGGWGIFGVELFIAGDPAQPQTVYFSEVSPRPHDTGMVTLISQNMSEFELHVRAIAGLPIGSIELFQPGASAVILAPGSSENPRFAGLAEALSVPTSKLRLFGKPRSHKNRRMGVALALGDSPEQARERAIACADKVQILL
- a CDS encoding tetratricopeptide repeat protein produces the protein MLKRTSVLSLLAVLGLWGVAPPALGQALVPYVLPVDFNRLEEQGLVLAQEALQLAQFQQYEVALERAQLASQLAPGRAEIWSLLGSLYLQLDRVDEAIPALDRAQSLDGNNAGVMFSLGSAYFQKGEYQRAADLLERGLAIQPDNAAALFDLGNAYFKLNQYPQAISKYEASVQATPEFWPSINNIGLVLFEQGKTDEAIARWRSALEAAPEETEPKLAIAIALYSQGERTESIRLGIEALEQDSRHADPSFLRGNLWGNRLMTSTEQFFQVPMVKALIAQL
- a CDS encoding folylpolyglutamate synthase/dihydrofolate synthase family protein, with the translated sequence MNAGSTVEPAFATLLARYERFGVDLGLERIEGLLMALGHPHTQVPIVHVAGTNGKGSVCAYLSSILAQAGYRVGRYTSPHLVSWCERICINEQPISADDLLAVLQQVEAAIDPEQPCPTQFEVITAAAWLYFARQAVDIAVVEVGLGGRLDATNVCDRPLVTLITSLSREHWQRLGPTLADIAREKAGILKPGCPAVIGPLPAEAAAVVQKKIADLGCPAIWPTPAQLLESGWAEFSGTQTAEAGLTAPELRSLQYPLPFPGPHQLANSALAIATLQLLQDQGWNISDEAIVSGMAQARWPGRLQWVTWPDNQGNLHKLLIDGAHNPAAARALRAYVDQVLSSLRKDESKGQPPAVTWLMGMLSTKDHADIFRELLRPGDRLHLVPVPGHSTAAPEELSAIATVICPDLAGCQIYDDLAEGLVAIAQNQSPLTVLCGSLYLVGHFFATQQPAKAS
- a CDS encoding DUF3134 family protein, which produces MTSPFYNPSIRQVPRSAKAPILQSSTDSSILTWLEEIGRLRAREPVEVIPDEPDSEEISDLMGNDDAYEDDDDLPIEDDD
- a CDS encoding P-II family nitrogen regulator, which gives rise to MKKIEAIIRPFKLDEVKIALVNAGIVGMTVSEVRGFGRQKGQTERYRGSEYTVEFLQKLKIEIVVDDAQVDMVVDKIISAARTGEIGDGKIFVSPVDEIVRIRTGEKNTEAV
- a CDS encoding sugar ABC transporter substrate-binding protein, which gives rise to MTRHFWKRFSLLTLLGLLMSWLISCGGAPTASNSGQAGGGTQDVEFWTMQLQPQFTDYFNTLIAQFEAEHPDVKVRWVDVPWSDMQSKILTAVSAGTAPDVVNLNPDFASQLASKNAWLPLDDKLPTTAKQTYLPKIWEANALNGESFGIPWYLTTNITLYNQELLTQAGVSAPPTTYQELAQAAQQIKERTGKYAFFTTFVPEDSADVLQSLVQMGVTLVDDQGKAAFNTPAGKAAFQYWTDLYQKELLPREVLTQGHRRGIELYQAGETALLSTGAEFLTTIETNAPAIAEVTGSSTQITGDTGKQNVAVMNLVIPRATDVPEAALDFALYVTNDANQLEFAKAANVLPSTANALKDSYFTQPAADAAPLTLARTVSASQMEKAEVLIPAMEDVKTLQKVVYDNLQAAMLGQKSVDQAVADAAADWDAR
- a CDS encoding isochorismatase family cysteine hydrolase, with amino-acid sequence MTALRRTLGTPPNAWLVNAEEADITRSPLPQRRVSFATDTKKLHVDLNKTACLVVDMQNDFCHPDGWLASIGVDVSPARDPIAPLVRLLPTLRQAEVPVIWVNWGNRPDLLNISASLRHVYNPTGAGVGLNDPLPKNGALVLAQGSWSAAVVDELEQTAADIRVDKYRMSGFWDTPLDSILRNLGRTTLLFAGVNADQCVMATLQDANFLGYDCILLRDCTATTSPDYCLQATVYNVNQCFGFVTDSAAFLQAVKK